From a single Thermoplasmatales archaeon genomic region:
- a CDS encoding sodium-translocating pyrophosphatase, which translates to MDATLFVPIGSLLALLFAVYLTIKVLREEEGTEEMKKISQAIREGAKAYLKRQYKTIAIFFGVMVAIIVLLSLQGLLTPFVPFAFLTGGFFSALCGYIGMTIATKSNSRTANGAKKSLDRGLKIAFRSGAVMGLVVVGFALLDLSVWFYFLKWYYSMQGLGLEETIKNITSTMITFGLGASSVALFARVGGGIYTKAADVGADLVGKVEAGIPEDDPRNPAVIADWVGDNVGDVAGMGADLYESYAGSIIATMALATAAFYGRGLALQAVTIPMVVAVLGVICSIFGIFLVRAEEEASYAVLLKSLRRGIITSSILVAIFSFFAVYFILGKEYIGIYFAILSGLIAGVAIGFNTEYFTSANYKPTKEVASSSNTGSATVILSGMATGMKSTFLPAIIIAIATIASYFLAGKGDGAIGIYGVGLSAVGMLSTLGITLASDAYGPVADNAGGIAEFTRQKPEVRKRTDALDALGNTTAATGKGFAIGSAAITALALIAAYRDRAFEIKGSFELSLLDPKIIAGMTIGAMLPFLFCSLTINAVQRAAGKIVEEIRNQFKKIFNENAKPDYGKCVDITTKAAQKEMIFPALLAIIVPIAVGLTLGAEALAGLLIASLLSGFMLAIFMANAGGAWDNAKKYIEDGAFGGKGSPQHKSAVIGDTVGDPLKDTSGPSLNILIKLMSMVSIVFATFILKFSIF; encoded by the coding sequence ATGGATGCAACTCTGTTTGTACCAATAGGAAGCTTGTTAGCGCTTTTGTTTGCGGTTTATTTAACAATTAAAGTTTTAAGAGAAGAAGAAGGAACCGAAGAAATGAAGAAAATATCTCAGGCTATCAGGGAAGGAGCGAAAGCATATTTGAAAAGGCAGTACAAAACAATAGCGATTTTTTTTGGGGTGATGGTGGCGATAATTGTTCTTCTTTCCTTGCAGGGGCTGCTAACCCCTTTTGTTCCCTTTGCCTTTCTTACAGGAGGATTTTTCTCTGCTTTATGCGGTTACATTGGTATGACAATAGCAACAAAAAGTAACTCAAGAACCGCCAACGGAGCAAAAAAGAGTTTGGATAGAGGATTAAAAATTGCTTTCAGAAGCGGGGCGGTAATGGGGCTTGTGGTGGTTGGATTTGCCCTTCTTGATTTGAGTGTCTGGTTTTACTTTTTGAAATGGTATTATAGCATGCAGGGGCTCGGTCTTGAGGAAACAATAAAAAATATAACGAGCACGATGATAACCTTTGGTTTGGGGGCAAGTTCAGTTGCTCTTTTTGCAAGAGTGGGCGGAGGAATTTATACAAAAGCTGCGGATGTGGGAGCGGATTTAGTTGGAAAAGTTGAGGCTGGAATACCTGAGGATGACCCTCGCAATCCAGCTGTAATTGCTGATTGGGTTGGAGACAATGTTGGGGATGTTGCGGGGATGGGAGCTGATTTATATGAATCTTACGCTGGTTCAATTATCGCAACGATGGCTCTTGCAACTGCTGCATTTTATGGTAGGGGGCTTGCTTTGCAGGCTGTTACAATTCCGATGGTTGTGGCTGTTCTTGGAGTTATTTGCTCAATTTTTGGCATTTTTTTAGTGAGAGCAGAAGAGGAAGCAAGCTATGCGGTTTTGCTAAAAAGTTTGAGGAGAGGAATAATAACAAGCTCAATTTTAGTAGCGATTTTTTCTTTCTTTGCGGTTTATTTCATATTAGGAAAAGAATACATTGGAATTTATTTTGCAATTCTATCTGGATTGATTGCGGGAGTAGCAATTGGGTTTAACACTGAATATTTCACTTCTGCAAATTACAAGCCAACCAAGGAAGTGGCTTCTTCTTCAAATACTGGCTCTGCAACAGTAATTCTTTCTGGAATGGCAACAGGAATGAAAAGCACATTTCTGCCAGCGATTATAATTGCTATTGCAACAATTGCAAGTTACTTTTTAGCCGGAAAAGGAGATGGAGCAATAGGGATATATGGGGTTGGCCTTTCTGCGGTTGGAATGCTATCAACACTTGGTATAACTCTCGCTTCGGATGCCTATGGACCTGTAGCTGATAATGCGGGAGGAATTGCAGAATTTACTCGTCAAAAGCCTGAGGTAAGAAAAAGAACCGATGCTTTAGATGCTTTAGGAAATACAACAGCTGCAACTGGTAAGGGATTTGCCATTGGCTCAGCAGCGATAACCGCTTTAGCATTAATTGCAGCATATAGGGATAGAGCATTTGAAATAAAAGGAAGTTTTGAACTAAGCCTTCTCGACCCGAAAATTATAGCTGGGATGACAATAGGAGCAATGCTTCCTTTCCTTTTTTGCTCTCTTACAATAAACGCGGTACAAAGAGCGGCGGGAAAAATAGTTGAAGAAATAAGAAATCAATTTAAGAAAATTTTCAACGAAAACGCAAAACCAGATTATGGAAAATGTGTTGATATAACAACAAAAGCAGCCCAGAAAGAAATGATTTTTCCCGCTTTGCTGGCTATAATTGTGCCAATTGCTGTTGGATTGACTCTTGGGGCGGAGGCGCTCGCTGGCTTGCTCATTGCTTCATTGCTAAGTGGGTTCATGCTTGCGATATTTATGGCAAATGCTGGTGGGGCATGGGATAATGCGAAGAAATACATAGAAGATGGGGCTTTTGGAGGGAAGGGCTCGCCGCAGCACAAATCGGCGGTAATCGGCGATACAGTAGGGGATCCTCTAAAAGATACTTCTGGCCCATCGCTAAACATTTTAATAAAATTGATGAGCATGGTTTCGATAGTTTTCGCTACTTTTATCTTAAAATTTTCTATCTTCTGA
- a CDS encoding SMC family ATPase, with protein MKLISLRLHNFRKFRDAEIQFPTGLIGLVGNNGVGKSTIIEAIGWAIYGSRALRNRDQKQIKTQWAPPGEDCWVNLKFEMGGNVYEVTRIMSGNSTDGRVKVNGSIMASSSASVTEFLEKKIGMDCESFYTSIFARQQELNALSNKSSSERKKSMLKMLRIDLLDDAIKKVREDRRNKQEILDWIEKNLRNLDELKKSLEIKKENLNYLINKKMEIENEIKKMLEELKFLEEERKREKEKAEKFKELSNSKKLLEERIKNKFEVREAKLREREEILEKKREYEEIKNFVEEYDKISVIKEEMDNTLEKYRKKKMIEEELFKKDKEILHLEEEIKKLSSQAEEEKKLICDMEEIEKRIKEVNERREKIGIERNEKSAEIKEKEKRKKVLEKNLKELKEVGEESNCPTCGRPLKEKYKEILGNIEKEIDEYARKIEEIRSEIKEIEEEDKKLEEENRENEARKKKMEEIAKKVLLLKEKIKIFDEQRNIRIGEKNLLILKNKEYEGILFDEEEYNKISKRLKELLPIKNKSAILENEIKKIPQMEKEIEEIEKDIYFISSQIDSIKAEIENLSFDEEKYTRIEKEHENLKEKINGKEKEFIRLEGDIDNIKREIERMDKEIVEEEEKRKKIKFLRKEIANLEMLAGDRETGLLNDFKRYLISKIGPTLSMFASQFFSKFTQGKYKEIEIDENYNIGIYDGGEKFDIDRFSGGEKDIANLSLRLAISQLISQRSDVSLNLIALDEIFGSQDRERRRSVLNALAELKDQFSQIILITHIDEIKESLENVIKIYENEDGSSRVEIE; from the coding sequence TTGAAGCTTATAAGCCTTAGATTGCATAATTTCAGAAAATTCAGAGATGCAGAAATACAATTTCCAACTGGATTAATCGGGCTCGTTGGCAACAATGGAGTGGGTAAATCAACAATAATAGAGGCAATAGGCTGGGCAATTTACGGGAGCAGGGCTTTAAGGAACAGGGACCAGAAGCAGATAAAAACACAATGGGCGCCGCCGGGCGAGGATTGCTGGGTTAATTTGAAGTTTGAAATGGGAGGAAATGTTTATGAAGTTACGAGAATAATGAGTGGAAATTCAACCGATGGGAGGGTAAAGGTAAATGGGAGTATAATGGCTTCTTCTTCCGCCAGCGTTACCGAATTTCTTGAGAAAAAAATAGGGATGGACTGCGAATCTTTCTATACATCTATATTTGCAAGGCAGCAGGAGCTCAATGCTCTTTCAAATAAATCATCCTCTGAAAGAAAAAAAAGCATGCTAAAAATGCTGAGGATTGATTTGCTAGATGATGCAATTAAAAAGGTTAGGGAGGATAGAAGAAATAAACAAGAAATTCTTGACTGGATAGAAAAAAATTTGAGAAATCTTGATGAATTAAAAAAGAGTTTAGAAATAAAAAAAGAAAATTTGAATTATCTAATCAACAAAAAAATGGAGATTGAAAATGAAATAAAAAAAATGTTAGAGGAACTTAAATTTTTGGAAGAAGAAAGGAAAAGAGAGAAAGAAAAGGCGGAGAAATTTAAAGAGCTTAGTAACAGCAAAAAACTTCTCGAAGAAAGAATAAAAAACAAATTTGAAGTAAGGGAAGCAAAGTTAAGGGAAAGAGAGGAAATTTTGGAAAAGAAGAGAGAATATGAAGAGATAAAAAATTTTGTGGAAGAATATGATAAAATTTCAGTTATAAAGGAAGAAATGGATAATACTCTGGAGAAATATAGAAAGAAAAAGATGATTGAGGAAGAATTATTTAAAAAAGATAAGGAGATTTTGCACCTTGAAGAGGAAATAAAGAAATTATCCAGCCAGGCGGAGGAAGAGAAAAAATTGATTTGTGATATGGAAGAAATAGAAAAAAGGATTAAAGAAGTAAATGAGAGGAGAGAAAAAATTGGAATTGAAAGAAATGAAAAAAGTGCAGAAATTAAAGAAAAGGAAAAAAGAAAAAAAGTTTTGGAGAAAAATTTAAAAGAATTAAAAGAGGTAGGCGAGGAGAGTAATTGTCCTACTTGCGGCAGGCCGCTTAAGGAGAAATATAAAGAAATACTGGGTAATATTGAAAAAGAAATAGATGAATATGCCAGAAAGATAGAGGAAATAAGATCAGAAATTAAGGAAATAGAAGAGGAAGATAAAAAACTTGAAGAAGAGAATAGAGAAAATGAGGCAAGAAAAAAGAAAATGGAAGAAATTGCAAAAAAAGTTTTATTATTAAAAGAAAAAATAAAAATTTTTGATGAACAGAGGAATATTAGAATAGGAGAAAAAAATCTGCTGATTTTGAAAAATAAGGAATATGAAGGAATTTTATTTGATGAGGAAGAATATAATAAAATCTCCAAAAGATTAAAAGAACTTTTGCCGATAAAGAATAAAAGTGCCATTCTTGAAAATGAGATAAAAAAGATTCCTCAGATGGAAAAGGAGATAGAAGAAATAGAAAAGGATATATACTTTATTTCTTCCCAGATAGATAGTATAAAAGCAGAAATAGAGAATTTATCTTTTGATGAAGAAAAATATACAAGAATTGAAAAAGAACATGAAAATCTAAAAGAAAAAATAAATGGTAAGGAGAAGGAATTCATAAGGTTGGAAGGAGATATAGATAATATTAAAAGAGAGATTGAAAGAATGGATAAAGAGATAGTAGAAGAGGAAGAAAAGAGGAAAAAAATAAAATTTTTGAGGAAAGAGATTGCAAATCTTGAAATGCTTGCTGGTGACAGAGAAACTGGTTTGCTGAATGATTTCAAAAGATATTTAATTTCAAAAATTGGTCCAACTCTTTCAATGTTTGCATCTCAATTTTTCTCAAAATTTACTCAGGGGAAATATAAAGAAATAGAGATAGATGAAAATTATAATATCGGCATCTACGATGGAGGGGAAAAATTCGATATAGATAGATTTTCTGGAGGGGAGAAAGATATTGCAAATCTTTCTTTAAGGCTTGCAATTTCTCAATTAATAAGCCAGAGGAGCGATGTATCCTTAAATCTGATTGCTCTTGATGAGATATTTGGCTCACAGGACAGGGAAAGAAGGAGAAGTGTTTTAAATGCACTTGCAGAACTAAAAGATCAATTTTCTCAGATTATTCTTATAACACATATAGACGAAATAAAAGAATCTCTTGAAAATGTTATAAAGATATATGAGAATGAGGATGGCTCTTCGAGAGTAGAGATAGAATAA
- a CDS encoding exonuclease SbcCD subunit D encodes MKIFHVSDTHLGYSAYHKISEEGLNQREVDVYNSFEQFVNYSIEKKPDLIIHSGDLFDSVRPNNRAIVFAIKQLIRISEAKIPFIIISGNHETPKLRETGSILKIFEHIPYIYPVYKGKLEEIEIGEAIVHAIPHCFSNEELKKNIDSLKIRKDFLNILTMHVGIIGIKEFRSGDLNEQIIPSGYLSEDFDYIALGHYHKGVQVTKNAYYSGSTEHLSFKEAGETKGFYEVNISDKLELNFIPLKVRGMIDLGKIDCSEISSDEIMKEFLERIKEYDIKEKIARIEFKSISREKYKMLEWEKIKDVASIALHFEIIHEFLEIENVKGKTKIGSIEEEWREYISQLNIKEKEELEKMALKYLEEAKT; translated from the coding sequence GTGAAAATTTTTCATGTTTCAGATACCCACCTTGGATATTCAGCCTATCATAAAATATCAGAAGAGGGATTAAACCAGAGAGAGGTGGATGTATATAATTCTTTTGAGCAATTTGTAAATTACTCCATAGAAAAAAAACCTGATTTAATAATTCATTCAGGCGATTTATTTGATAGCGTTCGCCCAAACAACAGGGCAATAGTTTTTGCTATAAAACAATTAATTCGCATTTCTGAGGCAAAAATTCCTTTTATAATAATATCAGGAAATCACGAAACACCAAAATTAAGAGAGACAGGTAGCATACTGAAGATATTCGAGCACATACCTTACATTTATCCAGTATATAAAGGAAAATTGGAGGAAATAGAAATTGGTGAAGCCATAGTACATGCAATCCCTCACTGCTTTTCAAATGAAGAATTGAAGAAAAACATAGATAGTTTAAAGATAAGAAAAGATTTTTTAAATATACTTACCATGCATGTTGGAATTATTGGAATAAAGGAATTCAGGAGCGGTGATTTAAACGAACAGATTATACCTTCTGGCTATCTGTCAGAGGATTTTGACTATATTGCACTTGGGCATTATCATAAAGGTGTGCAGGTAACAAAAAATGCTTATTATAGTGGCTCAACAGAGCATCTTTCATTTAAGGAAGCGGGTGAAACAAAGGGATTTTATGAGGTTAATATTTCCGATAAATTGGAATTGAATTTTATTCCTCTAAAAGTCAGGGGTATGATTGATTTGGGAAAAATAGATTGTTCCGAAATTTCATCTGATGAAATAATGAAAGAGTTTTTAGAAAGAATTAAAGAATATGATATAAAGGAAAAAATAGCAAGAATAGAATTTAAAAGTATAAGCAGGGAAAAATACAAAATGCTTGAATGGGAAAAAATAAAAGATGTAGCATCAATTGCACTCCATTTTGAAATTATTCATGAATTTCTTGAAATTGAAAATGTGAAGGGAAAAACAAAAATTGGAAGTATCGAAGAAGAGTGGAGAGAATATATAAGTCAGCTGAATATAAAGGAGAAAGAAGAACTGGAAAAAATGGCACTTAAATATCTTGAGGAGGCGAAAACTTGA
- a CDS encoding PRC-barrel domain-containing protein, whose amino-acid sequence MIKMEVTDFVNMPVYTSKGKYVGEVKEVLVDTEGCKVDKLIITDTNREIVPSGTDIGVPYRWVSAVGDIIILSYMPERVEMPAERSEETEEEKK is encoded by the coding sequence GTGATCAAAATGGAAGTAACGGACTTTGTTAATATGCCTGTTTATACGAGTAAGGGAAAATATGTGGGAGAGGTAAAAGAAGTTCTTGTCGATACGGAAGGATGCAAGGTAGATAAGCTTATAATAACTGATACAAACAGAGAGATTGTTCCAAGTGGTACAGATATAGGTGTGCCATACAGGTGGGTATCTGCGGTAGGGGACATAATAATTCTGAGCTATATGCCAGAGAGGGTTGAAATGCCCGCTGAAAGAAGTGAAGAAACTGAGGAAGAAAAAAAATAA